A single genomic interval of Vibrio gallicus harbors:
- the hemF gene encoding oxygen-dependent coproporphyrinogen oxidase gives MQNVNKQAVREYLLSLQEHICSQLELVDGQGQFIEDAWQRKQGGGGRTRVMKGGLLFEQGGVNFSHVYGDKMPASATAHRPELAGRKFEAMGVSLVIHPRNPFIPTSHANVRFFIAEKEGCDPIWWFGGGFDLTPCYPYEEDCLHWHQTAKAICAPFGDNVYAEHKAWCDEYFYLPHRQETRGVGGLFFDDLNQWGFEKSFAYIKAVGEGFTKAYLPIVEKRKQTTYSEQQRQFQLYRRGRYVEFNLVYDRGTLFGLQSGGRTESILMSMPPLARWEYNYQVEPDSHEDKLYQEFLHPRDW, from the coding sequence ATGCAAAATGTTAATAAGCAGGCTGTAAGGGAGTACTTACTTAGTCTGCAGGAGCACATTTGTAGCCAGTTAGAGTTAGTCGATGGTCAAGGGCAGTTTATTGAAGATGCATGGCAACGAAAACAAGGTGGTGGCGGTCGAACGCGTGTCATGAAGGGGGGGCTGTTGTTTGAGCAGGGAGGAGTTAACTTTTCCCATGTGTATGGGGATAAGATGCCCGCTTCTGCTACTGCTCATCGCCCTGAGCTTGCTGGTCGAAAGTTTGAGGCGATGGGAGTGTCACTCGTTATCCATCCACGTAACCCTTTTATTCCAACCTCACACGCCAATGTACGCTTCTTTATTGCAGAAAAAGAGGGCTGTGACCCGATATGGTGGTTTGGTGGAGGGTTTGATTTAACCCCTTGCTATCCATATGAAGAAGACTGTTTGCACTGGCATCAAACTGCAAAAGCAATATGTGCGCCTTTTGGTGACAATGTATATGCAGAGCATAAAGCGTGGTGTGACGAATATTTTTACTTACCGCATCGTCAAGAGACACGAGGAGTAGGGGGATTGTTCTTTGATGATCTCAATCAATGGGGGTTTGAAAAGAGCTTCGCATACATAAAAGCGGTTGGTGAGGGGTTTACTAAGGCATATCTACCAATCGTAGAAAAGCGTAAGCAAACCACGTACAGCGAACAGCAAAGACAGTTCCAACTATACCGTCGTGGGCGTTATGTAGAATTCAACCTAGTATATGATCGCGGTACGTTGTTTGGTTTACAAAGTGGGGGGCGTACAGAATCGATCCTTATGTCTATGCCTCCGCTGGCTCGCTGGGAATACAACTATCAAGTAGAGCCTGACTCTCATGAAGATAAACTCTATCAAGAATTTTTACATCCACGAGATTGGTAG
- a CDS encoding L-threonylcarbamoyladenylate synthase encodes MIVMDGAIEALQQGRVIAYPTEAVFGVGCDPDNEKALMELLEIKQRQADKGLILIAASFEQLLPYIDVSKLTQQQLDTVFHSWPGPVTWVMPVSHKTHKLVHGQFDTVAVRVTDHPLVQSLCLKFGKPLTSTSANLSGLPPCVTTEQVTEQLGSKSVFVVHGVVGDRQNPSEIRDVRTLQVLRQG; translated from the coding sequence ATGATTGTTATGGATGGTGCAATAGAGGCTCTACAGCAAGGGCGAGTTATAGCTTACCCAACAGAGGCTGTCTTCGGTGTGGGGTGTGACCCTGATAATGAAAAAGCATTAATGGAGCTGTTGGAGATTAAGCAAAGACAAGCAGATAAAGGTTTGATTTTGATTGCTGCGAGCTTTGAACAGTTGCTGCCGTATATTGATGTCTCTAAGCTTACCCAACAACAGCTAGATACCGTATTTCACAGTTGGCCTGGGCCTGTAACTTGGGTAATGCCGGTTAGCCATAAAACCCATAAATTAGTACACGGGCAATTTGATACAGTTGCGGTTCGCGTTACAGACCATCCACTGGTTCAGAGCCTATGTTTGAAGTTTGGTAAACCGCTTACTTCAACCAGCGCTAACTTATCTGGGTTACCACCTTGTGTAACAACAGAGCAGGTTACTGAACAGCTAGGTTCTAAATCGGTTTTTGTTGTGCATGGTGTGGTTGGGGATAGACAAAACCCATCAGAGATTCGTGATGTGCGAACACTGCAAGTATTAAGGCAGGGATAG
- the purE gene encoding 5-(carboxyamino)imidazole ribonucleotide mutase — MQVGIIMGSKSDWPTMKLAAEMLDTFGISYETKVVSAHRTPQLLADYANSAKDRGIKVIIAGAGGAAHLPGMCAAFTSLPVLGVPVQSRALKGMDSLLSIVQMPKGIAVGTLAIGEAGAANAGILAAQIIGTHVPEVMEKIEAFRQNQTDTVLANPNPAEE, encoded by the coding sequence ATGCAAGTCGGTATTATCATGGGTTCTAAATCAGATTGGCCAACGATGAAACTCGCAGCTGAAATGCTTGATACATTTGGTATTAGCTATGAAACCAAAGTAGTTTCGGCTCACCGTACACCTCAACTGCTCGCAGATTACGCAAACAGTGCCAAAGATCGCGGTATTAAAGTAATTATTGCTGGTGCGGGTGGTGCTGCGCATCTACCAGGTATGTGTGCTGCTTTTACTAGCCTACCAGTACTAGGTGTTCCAGTTCAGTCTAGAGCACTAAAAGGCATGGACTCTCTATTATCAATAGTACAAATGCCAAAAGGTATTGCAGTTGGCACCCTTGCTATCGGTGAAGCTGGTGCGGCAAATGCTGGTATTCTTGCTGCACAAATTATCGGTACTCATGTACCTGAGGTTATGGAAAAAATCGAAGCTTTCCGCCAAAATCAAACCGATACCGTACTAGCAAACCCTAATCCAGCTGAGGAATAA
- a CDS encoding 5-(carboxyamino)imidazole ribonucleotide synthase, whose amino-acid sequence MQVLVLGAGQLARMMALAAAPLNIKTIAFDVNSEAIVEPLTQTKLGQGLEFAIEQADVITAEFEHVPHPVLDACQASGKLLPSAEAIKTGGDRRIEKALLDRAQVANAKYALIRNQDDFKAAIEYVGLPMVLKSTLGGYDGKGQWRLTSTQQVETTWLEMEACISAQDSQAIIAEEFVAFDREVSLVGARNSKGEIVVYPLAENVHTNGVLSLSTAIEDKALQGQAKQMFTAVAECLDYVGVLALEFFDVQGKLMVNEIAPRVHNSGHWTQQGAETCQFENHMRAVCGLPLGSTEMLRPTSMINILGEDCLPQTVLAMSQAHVHWYGKDKRPGRKMGHINVSGKDEADRKAQLEAITKLLDPKAYPALSQK is encoded by the coding sequence ATGCAGGTTCTGGTTTTAGGTGCAGGTCAACTTGCGCGAATGATGGCACTAGCAGCTGCTCCTTTGAACATTAAAACCATTGCTTTTGATGTCAACAGCGAAGCAATTGTTGAGCCATTAACCCAAACAAAACTTGGGCAAGGCCTAGAGTTTGCGATTGAGCAAGCCGATGTTATTACTGCTGAATTTGAGCACGTTCCTCACCCCGTATTAGATGCCTGTCAAGCCAGTGGTAAATTACTACCGAGTGCAGAGGCAATTAAGACCGGTGGTGACCGCCGTATTGAAAAAGCACTTCTAGATAGAGCGCAGGTTGCAAATGCTAAATATGCACTGATTCGCAATCAAGATGACTTTAAAGCTGCTATTGAATATGTTGGCTTACCTATGGTTCTTAAGAGCACCTTAGGTGGCTACGATGGCAAAGGGCAGTGGCGCTTAACCTCAACACAACAAGTTGAGACGACATGGCTAGAAATGGAAGCCTGTATCAGCGCACAAGATTCTCAAGCGATCATTGCTGAAGAGTTTGTCGCCTTTGACAGAGAAGTATCTCTAGTCGGAGCTAGAAATAGCAAAGGCGAGATTGTGGTTTACCCACTTGCTGAAAATGTACACACCAATGGCGTCTTAAGCCTCTCAACCGCAATTGAAGATAAAGCACTTCAAGGGCAAGCAAAACAGATGTTTACCGCTGTTGCCGAGTGCTTAGATTATGTTGGAGTGCTGGCACTTGAGTTCTTTGATGTGCAAGGCAAGCTGATGGTCAATGAGATCGCACCTCGAGTGCATAACTCTGGCCACTGGACTCAACAAGGAGCAGAAACCTGCCAGTTTGAGAACCATATGCGAGCAGTGTGCGGACTGCCACTAGGTAGTACTGAGATGCTTCGTCCAACGAGTATGATCAACATTTTAGGTGAAGATTGCCTGCCTCAGACTGTACTCGCTATGAGCCAAGCTCATGTACATTGGTATGGTAAAGATAAGCGTCCTGGACGCAAGATGGGGCACATCAATGTCAGCGGTAAAGATGAGGCTGATAGGAAGGCTCAATTAGAAGCTATTACTAAGCTTCTAGACCCAAAAGCTTATCCCGCATTAAGTCAAAAATAA
- a CDS encoding DNA topoisomerase family protein: MNSHIDKKLFSSQGQALEQHCPDCGAELQVRHGKHGAFLGCMNYPECDFIKPLHQPTGQIIKALGVPCPECASELVLRQGRYGMFIGCESYPACHYIAHTEHESAQQLFSCPVCNKGSLVERVSRYGKQFYACDSYPKCDYALNSEPIAGECKQCGFKLLTKKKNTVVCADRKCQALQE, encoded by the coding sequence ATGAATAGCCACATTGATAAAAAACTGTTTTCTTCCCAAGGACAAGCGCTCGAACAACATTGTCCTGATTGTGGTGCAGAGTTACAGGTACGTCACGGCAAGCATGGCGCTTTCTTGGGCTGTATGAACTACCCTGAATGCGATTTTATTAAGCCGTTACATCAACCTACAGGTCAGATTATCAAAGCGCTCGGTGTGCCTTGTCCAGAATGTGCCAGTGAATTGGTATTACGACAGGGTCGCTATGGGATGTTTATTGGGTGTGAGTCTTATCCAGCGTGCCACTATATTGCACATACCGAGCATGAAAGCGCGCAACAATTGTTTAGTTGCCCGGTCTGCAATAAAGGAAGTTTGGTTGAGAGAGTCTCTCGTTATGGCAAGCAATTCTATGCATGTGATAGCTATCCAAAATGTGATTACGCCTTAAATTCAGAGCCTATTGCTGGTGAATGCAAGCAATGCGGATTTAAGCTGTTAACCAAAAAGAAGAATACGGTCGTGTGCGCTGATAGAAAGTGCCAGGCTTTGCAAGAATAA
- a CDS encoding DUF494 family protein: MMDILMYLFETYVHSDSDLDIDQGELEQELLRAGFHQQEIYKALNWLEGLAALQDEGASQSIAMSAATSMRIYSSREQQRLDTRCRGFLLFLEQINVLTPESREMVIDRVMGLETLDLQLDDLKWIILMVLFNVPGNESAYTTMEELLYTTDHGVLH, from the coding sequence ATGATGGATATTCTTATGTATCTATTTGAGACATATGTTCATAGTGATAGTGATTTAGATATTGATCAAGGTGAACTTGAGCAAGAACTGCTTCGTGCCGGTTTCCATCAGCAAGAGATTTACAAGGCACTCAATTGGCTAGAAGGTTTAGCCGCACTGCAAGATGAAGGTGCGAGCCAAAGTATTGCTATGAGCGCTGCAACCTCTATGCGAATTTACTCATCTCGTGAGCAGCAAAGGTTGGACACCCGTTGCCGTGGCTTTCTTTTATTCTTGGAGCAAATCAATGTATTAACTCCTGAATCGAGAGAGATGGTTATCGACCGTGTGATGGGGCTTGAAACATTAGATCTTCAGTTAGATGACTTGAAGTGGATTATCCTGATGGTGCTGTTTAATGTACCGGGAAATGAGAGCGCCTATACCACTATGGAAGAGTTGCTCTACACTACCGACCACGGTGTGTTGCACTAA